The following DNA comes from Bacteroidales bacterium.
CAACAAATAGTGCCACAAACAACGAAGACGACAATAAAGTTCAAGACGTTGATTTTGAGGAAGTAAAATAAACTGTTCTCATAAATATGAAATAGGTGAACAACTTATATGTTGTTCACCTATTTTGTTTTAATCAAAGATAATGGAATTTCCATTATCTTATACCTTTATAATCCTTATTTACTTATCTTAAACCCTAATTTACATATTAATTTTAGAGTACCTAAAGCAGTATCCCTATCGTATGCTTTCTCAATCTCAGGTAACTCCTCGTATGGAACTAAACATGGGTGAGTTTTTAGGGTATCATTACGTTTTTCACCATATCTCCATCCTTGTTCAATACGACTCTGAGCCCATACTTCGTGCACATTCTTTGCCATTTTCTCAATTAACTCATTTAATTCTTCCGATAACCTAATGTCGCTTGTATCAATTGGTTGAGGTGTGTAATTATTCTTCTCCATAATTATCAAATCTTTATAATATTATAACATTATATTGTCTCATTATTTAGTTTTTTATATGCCATTTTAATTGTAGTATCAATTACATTGCAGTCATACGATTTTGTAATTTCATCTAAATTATCCCAATGACACATACATCTATGGTATTTTTTTTCGTGACTATTTTTAGAGTTATAACTATATCCCATAAGTTTGTGAGAAGCAATCCAGCGTTCATGCTCCACCATTGCCATATTTTTAAGTAGTTGAGCATGTTTGTCCTCACATTTGTATATAGTAGTATTATTTTCTCTTGAATTTACATAATCATAATATTCTATTATTCTCTCTGAATATCCATCTCCTGTAACTCCCATAAGAATCATTTTTGTTGAACTATGAAGAGAATTTGAGATATTTTGTGAAATACGTCGATTAATATCATATATGGCATGATAGCGTGACATCTTTTTATTTGTCATTAATCTATTAATCTCACTATTACTAAAGTTTTTAGACCATTGTTCATCTGCTGTTAAATCAGAATTCTCATAAATTTTATTAAACTCTTTTGCTTCCCTCAAAGTTAAGTCAGATAAAATATTTTCGCAACAATATAAATCTTTACTCTTACCATATAACACAATTTCAATATTATCAGCAATAGATTTATTAAGGTTATTTATAACCTCACTCATACGTTGTTCATTATTATTATCATAGCAACGCACCATAATTTTTAGCATTGTATCATTTGAGTTGCAATTTTTTATTGCACACTTAAAGAGATTTACAGCAAGAGATAACCCTATTACGTCATTATTTAAAGCAATAACAACATAGTTTAAATCTTTAATTATCTCATTAATCTTTTCCCAAAATTCTTTAGAATCAATAGATGCTTGAATAAGAGATAGTTCCTCTTCTTTTATTGATGGCATTTCCTCTTTTATAATACCTGCTATTTTATTCATTTTTTCATCAACGGCATAACATCTGAATTTACTTTTTTTCAAATCTTTACCAACAAAAGCAGAGTATTCATATAAAAATTTAAATGCTTCTATACCAGTTCCTCCAAAACCAACAATCAGTGCAGTAAAAGGAGTCTCAAC
Coding sequences within:
- a CDS encoding Ryanodine receptor Ryr → MEKNNYTPQPIDTSDIRLSEELNELIEKMAKNVHEVWAQSRIEQGWRYGEKRNDTLKTHPCLVPYEELPEIEKAYDRDTALGTLKLICKLGFKISK